From a region of the Vibrio ostreae genome:
- a CDS encoding cytochrome c oxidase subunit 3 yields the protein MSNKSSAYYVPAQSHWPIVGAVALFLLALGAGITVQHAGSDSAGGVVGKIILFGGFFVLLFMLAGWFRSVIMESMSGLYSAQIARSFRQGMSWFIFSEVMFFGAFFGALFYARMIAVPWLGGASNNAMTHEVLWPGFEAIWPLLSTPDGTTTQAMPWQGIPLKNTIILLASSVTLHMAHLSLERNRRMALIVWLEITIVLAGFFLYFQGVEYAHAYHEMGLTLQSGVYGNTFFLLTGFHGMHVCLGTLFLIVLLGRIAKDHFTPGDHFAFQAGSWYWHFVDVVWLCLFVFVYVL from the coding sequence ATGAGTAATAAAAGCTCTGCTTATTATGTTCCGGCCCAGAGTCACTGGCCGATTGTGGGGGCCGTCGCCCTGTTTTTGCTGGCGCTTGGAGCGGGTATCACGGTGCAGCATGCCGGTAGTGACAGCGCCGGTGGCGTGGTCGGCAAAATTATTCTGTTTGGCGGCTTTTTTGTGTTGCTGTTTATGCTGGCTGGCTGGTTTCGTAGTGTGATTATGGAGTCGATGTCTGGGCTTTACTCGGCGCAGATAGCGCGCTCCTTTCGTCAGGGGATGAGTTGGTTCATTTTTTCGGAAGTGATGTTCTTTGGTGCATTTTTTGGTGCGCTTTTCTACGCCCGTATGATAGCGGTACCCTGGTTGGGCGGAGCCAGTAACAATGCGATGACCCATGAAGTCTTGTGGCCTGGTTTTGAGGCCATCTGGCCACTACTGAGCACACCAGATGGCACAACCACTCAGGCAATGCCATGGCAAGGTATTCCGCTGAAAAACACCATTATTCTGCTGGCGTCATCGGTGACGTTACATATGGCCCATCTCAGTCTGGAGCGTAACCGGCGTATGGCCTTAATTGTATGGCTGGAAATTACCATAGTGCTGGCCGGGTTTTTCCTCTACTTCCAGGGTGTTGAGTATGCCCATGCTTACCATGAGATGGGGCTCACCCTGCAATCCGGTGTGTACGGTAACACTTTCTTTTTACTGACCGGTTTTCACGGCATGCACGTTTGTCTGGGCACGCTGTTTCTCATCGTTTTGCTGGGTCGTATTGCCAAGGATCATTTTACGCCCGGAGACCATTTTGCCTTTCAGGCCGGGAGCTGGTACTGGCACTTCGTGGATGTGGTGTGGCTGTGTCTGTTTGTATTTGTTTACGTGCTTTAA
- a CDS encoding DUF2909 family protein produces MLPLAVKIILVLLLLFIIVNLARALIQMVREPDEGENQRPMSHYLGRRLLLSACVVLLLVLALLSGWLHPNASPY; encoded by the coding sequence ATGCTGCCACTGGCTGTGAAAATCATTTTGGTCTTACTCTTGCTGTTCATCATCGTTAATCTCGCACGAGCCTTGATCCAGATGGTCAGAGAACCGGATGAGGGAGAGAACCAACGTCCGATGAGTCACTATCTCGGGCGGCGCCTGCTCCTGTCCGCCTGCGTGGTATTGCTGCTGGTCCTCGCTTTGTTAAGTGGCTGGTTGCATCCTAATGCCAGCCCTTACTAA
- the ctaD gene encoding cytochrome c oxidase subunit I, producing the protein MKPSTEQHAKSAPAADADITRSHSSAVLEGHAHHAAPSGLARWIYSTNHKDIGTLYLWFSFIMFLTGGAMAMVIRAELFQPGLQLVEPEFFNQMTTVHGLIMVFGAVMPAFTGLANWMIPLMIGAPDMALPRMNNLSFWILPFAFLILLASLFTEGGGPNFGWTFYAPLSTTYGPDSTALFVFSVHIMGISSIMGAINVIVTIVNMRAPGMTWFKLPMFVWTWLITAFLLIAVMPVLAGAVTMVLTDKYFGTSFFDAAGGGDPVMFQHIFWFFGHPEVYIMILPSFGIISAIIPAFSGKKLFGYHSMVYATSSIALLSFLVWAHHMFTTGMPVFAELFFMYCTMLIAVPTGVKVFNWVATMWRGSLTFETPMLFAIAFIVLFTIGGFSGLMLAIVPADFQYHDTYFVVAHFHYVLVSGAVFSIMAAAYYWLPKWTGHMYDERLSRWHFWCSVISVNVLFFPMHFLGLAGMPRRIPDYAIQFADVNQIVSIGGFAFGLSQLIFLWLVLKCIRGGKPAEAKPWQRAEGLEWTVPSPAPHHTFATPPKVD; encoded by the coding sequence TTATCTTTGGTTCAGCTTTATCATGTTCCTGACCGGCGGTGCGATGGCGATGGTGATCCGGGCAGAATTGTTTCAGCCCGGTCTGCAGTTGGTCGAGCCAGAATTCTTTAATCAGATGACCACAGTCCATGGCTTGATTATGGTGTTCGGTGCGGTGATGCCTGCCTTTACCGGCCTCGCCAACTGGATGATCCCGCTGATGATCGGCGCGCCGGATATGGCGCTACCACGCATGAATAACCTCAGTTTCTGGATATTGCCATTTGCATTTTTGATCCTGCTTGCGTCGTTATTTACTGAGGGCGGCGGACCCAATTTCGGCTGGACTTTCTATGCGCCGCTTTCGACTACCTATGGGCCGGACAGTACGGCACTGTTCGTCTTTTCGGTGCATATTATGGGTATCAGCTCCATTATGGGCGCGATCAACGTTATTGTGACCATAGTCAATATGCGTGCGCCGGGCATGACCTGGTTCAAACTACCGATGTTTGTCTGGACCTGGCTGATCACTGCGTTTCTGCTGATTGCGGTGATGCCAGTGCTGGCGGGGGCGGTGACCATGGTGCTGACCGATAAATACTTCGGAACCAGCTTCTTTGACGCGGCTGGTGGTGGCGATCCGGTGATGTTCCAACACATTTTCTGGTTCTTTGGCCACCCTGAAGTATACATTATGATTTTGCCGTCATTTGGTATAATTTCGGCGATAATTCCCGCATTTAGCGGCAAGAAGCTCTTTGGCTACCACTCAATGGTCTATGCGACCAGCAGTATTGCACTGCTGTCATTTCTGGTCTGGGCACACCATATGTTCACTACCGGCATGCCGGTCTTCGCTGAGCTGTTCTTTATGTATTGCACCATGCTGATTGCAGTGCCGACCGGTGTCAAAGTCTTTAACTGGGTGGCGACCATGTGGCGCGGCTCGCTCACGTTTGAAACGCCGATGCTGTTTGCGATTGCGTTCATCGTGTTGTTCACCATCGGCGGATTTTCAGGGCTGATGCTGGCGATTGTCCCAGCTGATTTCCAGTATCACGATACCTATTTTGTCGTGGCACACTTTCATTACGTGTTGGTATCGGGAGCGGTATTTTCGATTATGGCGGCGGCTTATTACTGGTTGCCAAAGTGGACCGGACACATGTATGACGAGCGCCTGAGCCGCTGGCATTTTTGGTGCTCGGTGATTTCGGTCAATGTACTGTTTTTCCCGATGCACTTTCTGGGACTGGCCGGCATGCCGCGCCGGATCCCGGATTATGCGATTCAGTTTGCTGATGTGAATCAGATAGTTTCTATCGGTGGGTTTGCATTTGGTTTGTCGCAACTGATCTTTTTGTGGCTGGTGCTCAAGTGCATTCGTGGTGGTAAGCCCGCTGAGGCAAAACCGTGGCAACGGGCAGAAGGCCTGGAATGGACAGTTCCGAGTCCGGCCCCACACCATACGTTTGCAACTCCGCCGAAAGTGGATTAG
- a CDS encoding COX15/CtaA family protein, whose product MLTHPTDKHRLFAISHRQTARSTILLSLVRFSLLLTLMVIILGAYTRLSDAGLGCPDWPGCYGHFTVPLSDQALKKAEFLYPHLEVEPAKAWAEMIHRYFAATLGLVVFAITTLCIRYRPVAVGLPILITGIVIFQAVLGMWTVTLKLLPLVVMGHLLGGLSLLCALFLLYWQLSPGLNSQPMRAQSGTLRALAGAALVVVVGQIMLGGWTSSNYAALMCSSLPICEGNWTQHLDFKTAFTPIHYGHDSYEFGVLDYGPRLTIHVAHRFGAILTILVVGILVMTLRAAEENKLAGHVLGVLMLQVLLGMANVVMSLPLWAAVLHNLCAAFLLLAVVKCNYRLWASSPCRTVLTRVSR is encoded by the coding sequence ATGCTGACTCATCCAACAGACAAACACAGGTTATTTGCCATCTCTCATAGGCAGACCGCCCGTTCAACTATTTTGCTCTCTCTGGTGCGTTTCAGCCTGCTACTGACGTTGATGGTGATCATTCTCGGAGCCTATACCCGTTTATCCGATGCCGGACTCGGTTGTCCGGACTGGCCCGGATGCTATGGCCATTTTACGGTTCCCCTGTCAGATCAGGCCCTGAAGAAGGCTGAGTTTCTCTATCCGCATCTGGAGGTGGAGCCAGCTAAAGCCTGGGCCGAAATGATTCACCGGTACTTCGCAGCAACGCTGGGCCTGGTGGTGTTTGCCATTACAACCCTGTGTATCCGTTATCGACCGGTAGCGGTCGGGCTACCGATTCTGATTACTGGCATCGTTATTTTTCAGGCGGTGCTCGGCATGTGGACGGTGACACTCAAGCTGCTGCCTCTGGTGGTCATGGGGCATCTGTTGGGAGGGTTGAGCCTGTTGTGTGCCTTGTTTCTGCTTTACTGGCAATTATCACCGGGTTTGAATTCTCAGCCAATGCGAGCGCAGAGTGGTACGTTGCGTGCCCTGGCTGGTGCTGCACTTGTGGTGGTAGTGGGGCAGATCATGTTAGGAGGATGGACGTCTTCCAATTATGCCGCGTTGATGTGCAGCAGTTTACCGATATGCGAAGGTAACTGGACTCAGCATCTCGATTTCAAAACGGCCTTTACTCCGATTCACTATGGTCATGACAGCTATGAATTTGGTGTGCTGGATTATGGACCGCGGCTGACCATTCATGTTGCTCACCGATTTGGTGCCATACTGACTATCCTGGTCGTTGGTATACTGGTGATGACACTGCGGGCAGCAGAGGAAAATAAACTGGCCGGTCATGTGCTGGGCGTCCTGATGCTGCAAGTGCTGCTCGGCATGGCCAATGTCGTGATGAGCTTGCCGCTTTGGGCGGCAGTGTTACATAACCTGTGCGCGGCATTTTTGCTGCTGGCGGTGGTAAAGTGCAATTATCGGCTCTGGGCATCGTCACCCTGCCGGACTGTGCTGACCCGGGTGTCGCGCTAA
- a CDS encoding SURF1 family protein produces the protein MAVFILLVKLGLWQWARGEEKQLLESRLADYQQMAPVSLKQALATYAPEQITGVRVKVIFEPDTTRTFLLDNQTMDGQVGYLAYQLGRTVDGDWLLVELGFVAAGLQRSMLPQVEWLHQVQSLTGRLYTRSANPLSSKLLIEADTPHRIQNLNLTELSRWLGEPVVAAVLQPQQSAWPYAQPWQPLAMSSHKHFGYALQWFTMAAVLAMISLILLKKYRRRARDMRLSSADKTKQSPDAKHQTKQPNSQ, from the coding sequence GTGGCTGTATTTATCTTGTTGGTCAAATTGGGACTATGGCAATGGGCTCGTGGCGAGGAAAAGCAGCTGTTGGAATCGCGCCTGGCCGACTATCAGCAGATGGCCCCAGTGAGTCTTAAGCAGGCGTTGGCAACGTATGCCCCGGAGCAGATAACCGGCGTGAGGGTAAAAGTCATTTTCGAACCTGATACAACCCGGACCTTTTTACTTGATAACCAGACAATGGACGGACAGGTGGGATATCTGGCCTATCAGTTGGGACGCACGGTAGATGGTGATTGGTTGCTGGTCGAACTTGGTTTTGTCGCCGCCGGATTGCAGCGCAGTATGCTGCCGCAAGTCGAATGGCTGCATCAAGTGCAGAGTTTAACCGGCCGGCTGTACACCCGTTCAGCCAATCCGCTTAGTTCGAAGCTACTCATTGAGGCTGACACTCCGCACCGGATTCAGAATCTCAATCTGACCGAATTGTCGCGCTGGCTTGGAGAGCCGGTGGTTGCAGCGGTGCTGCAACCTCAGCAGTCTGCCTGGCCCTATGCTCAGCCCTGGCAGCCTCTGGCGATGAGTTCGCACAAGCATTTTGGCTACGCACTGCAGTGGTTCACTATGGCGGCCGTACTGGCAATGATTTCGCTGATCCTGTTGAAAAAGTATCGGCGGCGAGCCCGCGATATGCGTTTGTCCAGTGCGGACAAGACAAAACAAAGTCCGGACGCGAAGCATCAAACCAAACAGCCAAACTCGCAGTGA
- a CDS encoding MBL fold metallo-hydrolase, giving the protein MNIESTYETSQELPMRNGKFANSEVVNKNTLRDFLSISWAYLTSEREENTPKKPMPVQEITAEQLNEESQDVVYRLGHSTVLLRLDNQWILTDPVFSDRASPVQWMGPKRFHQPPIALENLPYIDVVLISHDHYDHLDKAAVKVLADKVGCFLVPLELGKLLIKWGLPADKIHEFSWWQSAQLGSIEFAFTPTQHFSGRGINDRNNTLWGSWVMKGTQKSVFFSGDSGYFSGFKQIGERFGPFDLTLVETGAYSSLWSEVHMFPNQSLQAHIDLRGKVMLPIHNSTFDLSLHRWYEPLEQVAALAHNLNVQVTTPMIGERMVLSQPKPLEKWWRSSVTTPVADVAPQQVYDAT; this is encoded by the coding sequence ATGAATATCGAATCTACATACGAAACTTCCCAAGAGCTCCCGATGCGCAACGGCAAATTTGCCAACAGCGAAGTCGTCAATAAAAACACACTGCGTGATTTTCTCTCGATCTCTTGGGCCTATCTGACCTCTGAGCGTGAGGAGAACACACCAAAAAAGCCAATGCCTGTTCAGGAGATCACTGCTGAACAGCTGAATGAAGAAAGCCAAGATGTGGTTTACCGTCTCGGCCATTCCACCGTTTTACTGAGACTGGACAACCAGTGGATCCTGACCGATCCCGTGTTCAGTGACCGGGCATCACCGGTGCAGTGGATGGGCCCTAAGCGTTTTCACCAGCCACCGATTGCCTTAGAAAATTTGCCGTACATCGATGTGGTGCTGATCAGTCATGACCACTATGATCATCTCGACAAAGCTGCGGTCAAAGTCCTGGCTGATAAAGTCGGCTGTTTTCTGGTTCCGCTTGAACTGGGTAAACTGCTGATCAAATGGGGCTTACCGGCCGACAAAATTCACGAGTTTTCCTGGTGGCAAAGCGCTCAGCTAGGCTCAATTGAATTTGCCTTTACCCCGACCCAGCATTTCTCTGGTCGCGGAATCAATGATCGAAACAACACTTTATGGGGCAGTTGGGTCATGAAAGGCACACAGAAGTCGGTATTTTTCAGCGGTGATTCCGGCTATTTCAGCGGCTTTAAACAGATCGGCGAACGTTTTGGCCCGTTTGATTTAACCCTGGTTGAAACCGGGGCGTACAGCTCGCTGTGGTCGGAAGTTCACATGTTCCCCAACCAAAGCCTGCAAGCGCATATCGATTTACGCGGTAAAGTGATGTTGCCGATTCATAACAGCACATTTGATTTGTCCCTGCACCGCTGGTACGAACCGCTGGAACAAGTCGCCGCACTGGCGCACAACCTGAATGTTCAGGTCACGACTCCCATGATAGGCGAGCGCATGGTGCTGTCCCAGCCTAAACCACTGGAAAAATGGTGGCGCAGCAGCGTAACCACACCTGTCGCCGATGTCGCGCCACAACAGGTGTATGACGCGACCTAA
- a CDS encoding cytochrome c oxidase assembly protein, which produces MNTPCSETRNRKLTVKLLLAVCLMFGFGFALVPLYDIMCEQLGINGKTSNQASIQPQGMQIDESRTIRVEFMAHVTHDMPWTFTPQVTHMDVHPGEVIQTAYRAHNVSGSAIVGQAVPSVSPGLGAGYFNKIECFCFNQQPLAAQGEAEMALIFYLEPDLPASIHTLTLSYTLYNITAKADPQSLARLGQAVTQGANHE; this is translated from the coding sequence ATGAACACGCCTTGCTCTGAGACCCGCAATCGCAAGCTGACCGTCAAATTGCTGTTGGCGGTGTGCCTGATGTTCGGATTCGGTTTTGCGCTGGTGCCGTTGTACGACATTATGTGCGAGCAACTGGGCATCAACGGTAAAACCAGCAACCAGGCCAGCATTCAGCCGCAAGGAATGCAAATTGACGAGTCGCGTACCATTCGGGTTGAATTTATGGCTCACGTCACCCACGACATGCCGTGGACATTTACCCCGCAAGTTACTCATATGGATGTGCATCCGGGCGAAGTAATACAGACCGCCTATCGTGCCCACAATGTATCAGGATCTGCAATCGTCGGACAGGCCGTGCCTTCGGTATCACCAGGGCTGGGGGCGGGGTACTTTAATAAAATCGAGTGTTTTTGTTTCAATCAGCAGCCGCTGGCAGCACAAGGTGAAGCCGAGATGGCGCTGATTTTTTACCTTGAACCGGACTTACCGGCTTCGATTCACACCCTGACCCTCTCTTATACGCTGTATAACATTACTGCCAAAGCTGATCCACAGTCACTGGCCCGTTTGGGGCAAGCGGTGACTCAAGGAGCAAATCATGAGTAA